The proteins below are encoded in one region of Tachypleus tridentatus isolate NWPU-2018 chromosome 4, ASM421037v1, whole genome shotgun sequence:
- the LOC143249513 gene encoding adenylate kinase isoenzyme 6-like, whose product MMSICRKLPNILVTGTPGTGKSTLCSEISEISGFEWLNVGEIAKTDHMYDRRNDIMQSPVIDEKQMINELEDKIADGGKIIDYHGCDLFPQHWFDIVFILRTNSTTLYNRLVAKGYQGQKLEKNIQCEFFQTLLDEARGSYNNKIVYELPSNTPDDMEDNVEKICQWINQWKLHNGHG is encoded by the exons GAACTCCTGGCACAGGAAAATCCACTCTCTGTTCTGAAATCAGTGAGATTTCAGGTTTTGAATGGTTGAATGTAGGAGAAATAGCAAAAACTGATCATATGTATGATAGACGAAATGATATCATGCAGTCTCCTGTCATAGATGAAAAACag ATGATTAATGAACTGGAAGATAAAATAGCAGATGGTGGAAAAATCATTGACTACCATGGATGTGACTTGTTTCCTCAACATTGGTTTGACATTGTTTTTATTCTCAGGACCAATAGTACAACATTATATAATAGACTTGTAGCAAA AGGCTATCAAGGACAGAAGCTTGAAAAAAACATCCAATGCGAGTTCTTCCAAACTCTTCTTGATGAGGCCAGAGGATCTTATAACAACAAGATAGTGTATGAGTTGCCAAGTAACACTCCTGATGACATGGAAGATAATGTGGAAAAAATTTGCCAATGGATTAACCAATGGAAATTGCATAATGGTCATGGGTAG